The following proteins are co-located in the Elusimicrobiota bacterium genome:
- a CDS encoding carboxypeptidase-like regulatory domain-containing protein, with translation MPVLCPACKSELDPQATRCEVCMRERTRQEMIAGLRVSDKPKTNWKFLLWLAVAAAIAPFAFKSFRFVESPFAARPAKAPERAAASVPAPAAPPSVPEDARSLPGPERTTPLSSLPGDGEKTRPPLPARWTIHGEAYDLLTLAPVAGLTLSLENPETGKVFTTRTDARGVYSLTVPGLADAGYRVSVSGTRYRNGYLEDAGLSYKDRSRAHREEAAELARVSKVLHVPVNLAAPQDRLKYDLALLP, from the coding sequence ATGCCCGTCCTCTGTCCCGCCTGCAAGTCCGAACTCGACCCCCAGGCGACCCGCTGCGAGGTCTGCATGCGGGAGCGCACGCGCCAGGAGATGATCGCCGGCCTGCGCGTCTCGGACAAGCCGAAGACGAACTGGAAGTTCCTCCTCTGGCTCGCCGTCGCCGCCGCGATCGCCCCCTTCGCGTTCAAGAGCTTCCGCTTCGTCGAAAGCCCGTTCGCGGCGCGTCCCGCGAAGGCGCCGGAGCGCGCCGCGGCGTCCGTCCCCGCGCCCGCCGCTCCCCCGAGCGTCCCGGAGGACGCGCGGAGCCTTCCCGGCCCGGAGAGGACGACGCCCCTCTCCTCCCTCCCGGGCGACGGGGAGAAGACCCGCCCCCCGCTCCCCGCGCGCTGGACGATCCACGGGGAGGCGTACGACCTCCTCACCCTCGCGCCCGTCGCGGGCCTGACCCTTTCGCTCGAGAACCCCGAGACCGGGAAGGTCTTCACGACCCGGACCGACGCCCGGGGCGTCTACTCGCTGACGGTCCCGGGCCTCGCCGACGCCGGCTATCGGGTGAGCGTCTCCGGGACGCGCTACCGCAACGGCTACCTGGAGGACGCCGGGCTCTCCTACAAGGACCGCAGCCGCGCGCACCGTGAGGAGGCCGCCGAGCTCGCCCGCGTCTCGAAGGTCCTGCACGTCCCGGTCAACCTCGCCGCCCCCCAGGACCGCCTGAAGTACGACCTCGCCCTTCTCCCCTAG
- a CDS encoding sigma-70 family RNA polymerase sigma factor translates to MSPTDAPQDFSSLYDRYFSRVYGYVRCRVASAAEADDVAARVFEKVLEALPGYRAERGSFEAWLFAVARNAVRDHYRARRWRSFFSLDDALERPSGEPRVEDRLEDDEDRRRLVEALEGLDERTRDVLALRFQAGLTNRDIAATLGLGESHVAVLIHRAVKRLQSELEKDA, encoded by the coding sequence ATGTCTCCAACCGACGCCCCGCAGGACTTCTCCTCCCTCTATGACCGCTACTTCTCACGGGTCTACGGCTACGTACGCTGCCGCGTCGCGAGCGCGGCGGAGGCCGACGACGTCGCGGCCCGCGTCTTCGAGAAGGTCCTCGAGGCGCTGCCCGGCTACCGCGCCGAGCGTGGCTCCTTCGAGGCCTGGCTCTTCGCCGTCGCCCGCAACGCCGTGCGCGACCATTACCGCGCGCGCCGCTGGCGCTCCTTCTTCTCCCTGGACGACGCGCTCGAGCGCCCGAGCGGCGAGCCCCGCGTCGAGGACCGCCTCGAGGACGACGAGGACCGCCGCCGGCTCGTCGAGGCCCTCGAGGGCCTCGACGAGCGCACGCGCGACGTGCTCGCGCTCCGCTTCCAGGCCGGTCTCACCAACCGCGACATCGCGGCGACCCTCGGGCTCGGAGAGAGTCACGTGGCCGTGCTGATCCACCGCGCCGTGAAGCGGCTGCAGTCGGAGCTGGAGAAGGACGCATGA
- a CDS encoding tetratricopeptide repeat protein, giving the protein MPNIARSASCMLPLLALLCACREERSWLAKSHASIALYESGRFEEALVPAEEGLKTARERFGPDDLRTAYALDHAGKTLMRLGRLAEARPYLEEALAAKERTLDPADPRRAYYLLELGELEARLGAHDAAEGLYQRALELYRGAYGEISLPSAMTHARLGALYRDWGLHEEAERTLRRAEAINGRLEGLDPGVASAVDASLCGIFAEDGRLGEAGGRCAKGLAGLRVALPPGHADIARALSDEGLYLLRTGKPAAAREDLERGMEVHLRHPGGDPLGYLSNRLAWAELLEAEGKSAEAEAILDSALAHFEGSHAAVKALLRGAGFYARRRQEAMAETLYRSALLKHEESPMADRVDREAAWAGLIALYARTGRRPVAERLLERAWEEQVQFQGPRHRALAEALVACSAASLKAGDRRTARRDLERLERLLATNFPSRDPFRVAASAEAAALRARLGVPEEPRPASHRTF; this is encoded by the coding sequence ATGCCGAACATCGCCCGGTCGGCGTCCTGCATGCTTCCGCTGCTCGCGCTGCTCTGCGCCTGCCGCGAGGAGCGGAGCTGGCTCGCGAAGTCGCACGCCTCCATCGCGCTCTATGAGTCCGGCCGCTTCGAGGAGGCCCTCGTCCCCGCCGAGGAGGGCCTCAAGACCGCGCGCGAGCGCTTCGGTCCCGACGACCTGCGCACGGCCTATGCGCTCGATCACGCCGGCAAGACGCTGATGCGGCTGGGACGGCTCGCCGAGGCGCGCCCATATCTGGAAGAAGCCCTTGCCGCCAAGGAGCGGACGCTCGACCCCGCGGACCCTCGCCGGGCCTATTACCTGCTCGAGCTCGGCGAGCTCGAGGCCCGGCTCGGCGCCCACGACGCGGCGGAAGGCCTCTACCAGCGCGCCCTGGAGCTCTATCGCGGCGCCTACGGCGAGATCAGCCTGCCATCGGCCATGACCCACGCCCGCCTCGGAGCCTTGTACAGGGATTGGGGTCTCCATGAGGAAGCGGAGCGGACCCTGCGTCGCGCCGAGGCCATCAACGGGCGCCTGGAGGGGCTCGACCCCGGCGTCGCGTCCGCCGTGGACGCCTCTCTCTGCGGGATCTTCGCCGAGGATGGGCGGCTCGGCGAAGCCGGCGGCCGCTGCGCGAAGGGGCTTGCGGGCCTGCGCGTCGCGCTGCCGCCCGGGCACGCCGACATCGCCCGCGCGCTGAGCGACGAGGGTCTCTATCTGCTGCGCACCGGGAAGCCCGCGGCGGCCCGGGAGGACCTCGAGCGGGGGATGGAGGTCCACCTCCGGCATCCGGGCGGCGATCCTCTGGGCTACCTCTCCAACCGGCTCGCCTGGGCCGAACTGCTGGAGGCGGAGGGGAAGTCGGCCGAGGCCGAGGCGATCCTCGACTCCGCGCTCGCCCATTTCGAGGGCTCGCACGCGGCGGTCAAGGCGCTGCTGCGCGGCGCGGGCTTCTACGCGCGCCGGAGGCAGGAGGCGATGGCCGAGACCCTCTACCGGAGCGCCCTGCTGAAGCATGAGGAATCTCCGATGGCCGACCGGGTCGACCGGGAGGCCGCTTGGGCGGGGCTCATCGCGCTCTACGCGCGGACCGGGCGGCGGCCCGTGGCCGAGCGTCTTCTGGAGCGCGCCTGGGAGGAGCAGGTGCAGTTCCAGGGACCGAGGCACCGTGCGCTGGCCGAGGCCCTCGTCGCCTGCAGCGCGGCCAGCCTGAAGGCCGGCGATCGGCGCACGGCGCGCCGCGACCTCGAGCGGCTCGAGCGGCTCCTGGCGACGAACTTCCCGTCCCGGGACCCCTTCCGCGTCGCCGCGTCGGCCGAGGCCGCCGCCCTGCGGGCCCGGCTGGGCGTGCCGGAGGAGCCGCGTCCCGCCTCCCACCGCACTTTTTAG
- a CDS encoding M3 family metallopeptidase — protein sequence MKKCLLLAVLAVLPGRLYAYPLDFKLSSSTLAGACSAAKAKAESRLKDLAALKAPTFQNAIVGFSDALSDLSDEAAVPMFLGQVSTEKAVRDAGMECDTDISKYFVEVYTREDLFKVLKAAADRREILAGEDARLVEKTLMDFKRSGLDLPPAERAKLREIRQKLVSLSNDFTKEVSETKDFALFTKAQLAGLPEDMVKRLEVVDGKYKVTLDYPDFFPFIDNATDPGARALLYKKFNMRGGEKNKTRLAEILKLRKEAAGLLGYKTHADFVLEDRMAGSVSRAMPFLERLRTRLYEKARPELKELLALKKAEEGPKSDGILQPWDWRYYHEKLMRTKYQVDQNVIKDYFPVDLVIDQMLKVYQELLGVKFTEVVPSDAWHPDVKLYAVSDSRTGVDLGRFYMDLYPREGKYKHAAAFTLIQGRVLPDGSYSKPSSSMVANFDKPTADKPSLMDHNAVETLFHEFGHLMHMTLTHAKYQRFSGVSVARDFVETPSQMFENWVWDEGVLDRMSGFYKDRAKKLPKEIIRRMIAAKTVDSGLKYLRQNFFATYDLTLHTQDVADTTALYGKLMKEIALIPMPAGVMPETSFTHLMGYDAGYYSYLWSEVFAQDAFSRFEKEGLLNQDVGRDFRKWVLEPGGSLGEEVSLRSFLGREPDDNAFLKAIGIGAKPAQSKTTKP from the coding sequence ATGAAGAAGTGCCTGCTGCTCGCCGTTCTCGCCGTCCTGCCGGGACGGCTCTACGCGTATCCGCTCGACTTCAAGCTCTCCTCGAGCACGCTGGCCGGCGCCTGCTCGGCGGCGAAGGCCAAGGCCGAGTCCCGGCTCAAAGACCTCGCCGCTCTCAAAGCCCCGACCTTCCAGAACGCGATCGTCGGCTTCTCGGACGCCCTCTCCGACCTCAGCGACGAGGCCGCCGTCCCGATGTTCCTCGGCCAGGTCTCGACGGAGAAAGCCGTGCGCGACGCCGGGATGGAGTGCGACACCGACATCTCCAAGTACTTCGTCGAGGTCTACACCCGCGAGGACCTCTTCAAGGTCCTCAAGGCCGCGGCCGACCGCCGGGAGATCCTCGCGGGCGAGGACGCGCGCCTCGTCGAGAAGACCCTCATGGACTTCAAGCGCAGCGGCCTCGACCTGCCCCCGGCCGAGCGCGCGAAGCTCCGCGAGATCCGCCAGAAGCTCGTCTCCCTCTCCAACGACTTCACCAAGGAGGTCTCGGAGACCAAGGACTTCGCGCTCTTCACGAAGGCCCAGCTCGCCGGCCTCCCCGAGGACATGGTCAAGCGCCTCGAGGTCGTCGACGGCAAGTACAAGGTGACGCTCGACTACCCGGACTTCTTCCCCTTCATCGACAATGCGACGGACCCGGGAGCGCGCGCGCTCCTCTACAAGAAGTTCAACATGCGGGGCGGCGAGAAGAACAAGACGCGCCTGGCCGAGATCCTCAAGCTCCGCAAGGAAGCCGCGGGCCTCCTCGGCTATAAGACGCACGCCGACTTCGTCCTCGAGGACCGCATGGCGGGGAGCGTCTCGCGCGCCATGCCCTTCCTCGAGCGGCTGCGGACCCGCCTCTACGAGAAGGCCCGCCCCGAGCTCAAGGAGCTCCTCGCCCTCAAGAAGGCGGAGGAAGGCCCGAAGTCGGACGGGATCCTCCAGCCCTGGGACTGGCGCTATTACCATGAGAAGCTCATGCGCACGAAGTACCAGGTCGACCAGAACGTCATCAAGGACTACTTCCCGGTGGACCTCGTCATCGACCAGATGCTCAAGGTGTACCAGGAGCTCCTCGGCGTGAAGTTCACCGAGGTCGTGCCATCGGACGCCTGGCATCCGGACGTCAAGCTCTACGCGGTCAGCGATTCGCGCACCGGCGTGGACCTCGGCCGTTTCTACATGGACCTCTACCCCCGCGAGGGCAAGTACAAGCACGCGGCCGCCTTCACGCTCATCCAGGGACGCGTCCTGCCGGACGGCTCCTACTCGAAGCCCTCGAGCTCCATGGTCGCGAACTTCGACAAGCCGACCGCCGACAAGCCGTCTTTGATGGATCACAACGCCGTGGAGACCCTCTTCCACGAGTTCGGCCACCTCATGCATATGACGCTGACGCACGCGAAGTACCAGCGCTTCTCGGGCGTCTCGGTGGCCCGCGACTTCGTCGAGACCCCTTCGCAGATGTTCGAGAACTGGGTCTGGGACGAGGGCGTGCTCGACCGCATGTCGGGCTTCTACAAGGACCGCGCGAAGAAGCTGCCGAAGGAGATCATCCGGAGGATGATCGCCGCGAAGACCGTGGACTCGGGACTCAAGTACCTGCGCCAGAACTTCTTCGCGACCTACGACCTGACCCTGCACACGCAGGACGTCGCGGACACGACGGCCCTCTACGGCAAGCTCATGAAGGAGATCGCGCTCATCCCGATGCCCGCGGGCGTCATGCCGGAGACGAGCTTCACGCACCTGATGGGCTACGACGCCGGCTACTACAGCTACCTCTGGTCCGAGGTCTTCGCCCAGGACGCCTTCTCGCGCTTCGAGAAGGAGGGGCTGCTCAACCAGGACGTCGGCCGCGACTTCCGCAAGTGGGTGCTCGAGCCGGGCGGTTCGCTCGGGGAGGAGGTCTCCCTGAGGAGCTTCCTCGGCCGGGAGCCCGACGACAACGCGTTCCTCAAGGCGATCGGGATCGGCGCGAAGCCGGCGCAATCGAAGACGACGAAACCATAG